Proteins encoded by one window of Bradyrhizobium sp. B097:
- a CDS encoding type II and III secretion system protein family protein has protein sequence MLIPALASATDPDKNADVTVTSSIAAKTRFVSLGVGKSVVVDLPREAKDVLVADPKIANAVIRSAQRAYIIGAAVGQTNVVFFDADGNQVASYDIAIKRDLNGMRAALKQMLPGVQIEGVGESVVLTGTVASPVEAQQAGDIAAKLVGGPDKVVNSIVVRGRDQVMLKVTVAEVRRDVVKQLGVDLSANMNYGTAAVVFNNTNAFTANNGPLANNLLTGAALNKLGVPTVTATLRAMESAGVVKTLAEPNLTAISGESATFVSGGEFPIPTGVTCQTSSTGTIGNCVQTVSFKKFGISLNFTPVVLSEGRISLKVMTEVSEVSMDNALTGGQGGTTIPSIKTRRADTTLEVPSGGSIAMAGLIQEQTKQAINGMPGVDQIPVLGQLFRSQDFVNNATELMVIVTPYVVRAVAQKELSRPDDGFAPASDAQSALLARVNRIYGVAARAEPIGATPVNFGFIID, from the coding sequence ATGCTGATCCCCGCCCTCGCCAGCGCGACCGATCCCGACAAGAACGCGGACGTCACGGTGACGAGCAGCATCGCCGCCAAGACGCGCTTCGTCTCGCTCGGCGTCGGCAAGTCGGTGGTGGTCGACCTGCCTCGCGAAGCCAAGGACGTCCTGGTCGCCGATCCCAAGATCGCCAACGCCGTGATCCGCTCGGCGCAGCGCGCCTATATCATCGGCGCCGCGGTCGGCCAGACTAACGTGGTGTTCTTCGACGCCGACGGCAACCAGGTCGCGTCCTACGATATCGCGATCAAGCGCGATCTCAACGGCATGCGTGCCGCGCTGAAGCAGATGCTGCCGGGCGTCCAGATCGAGGGCGTCGGCGAGAGCGTGGTGCTGACCGGCACGGTCGCAAGCCCGGTCGAGGCCCAGCAGGCCGGCGACATCGCAGCCAAGCTGGTCGGCGGCCCCGACAAGGTCGTCAACTCGATCGTGGTGCGCGGCCGCGACCAGGTGATGCTGAAGGTCACCGTCGCCGAAGTGCGGCGCGATGTCGTCAAGCAACTCGGCGTCGATCTCAGTGCCAACATGAACTACGGTACCGCCGCGGTGGTCTTCAACAACACCAACGCCTTCACCGCCAACAACGGACCGCTCGCCAACAACTTGCTGACCGGCGCGGCCTTGAACAAGCTCGGCGTGCCGACCGTCACCGCGACGCTGCGCGCAATGGAAAGCGCGGGCGTGGTGAAGACGCTGGCCGAGCCGAACCTCACGGCGATCTCCGGCGAGTCCGCGACCTTCGTGTCAGGCGGCGAGTTTCCCATTCCGACCGGCGTCACCTGTCAGACTTCGTCGACAGGCACGATCGGGAATTGCGTCCAGACCGTCAGCTTCAAGAAGTTCGGCATCTCGCTCAACTTCACCCCGGTAGTGCTGTCCGAGGGGCGCATCAGCCTGAAGGTGATGACCGAGGTTTCCGAAGTCTCGATGGACAACGCGTTGACCGGCGGCCAGGGCGGCACGACCATTCCCTCGATCAAGACCCGCCGTGCTGACACCACGCTGGAAGTGCCCTCCGGCGGCTCGATCGCGATGGCCGGATTGATCCAGGAGCAGACCAAGCAGGCCATCAACGGAATGCCCGGTGTCGATCAGATCCCGGTGCTCGGACAGCTGTTCAGGAGCCAGGACTTCGTCAACAACGCGACCGAGCTCATGGTCATCGTGACGCCCTATGTGGTGCGCGCGGTTGCGCAGAAGGAATTGTCCCGTCCCGATGACGGGTTCGCCCCGGCCTCCGACGCGCAGTCGGCGCTGCTGGCGCGCGTCAATCGCATCTACGGCGTTGCTGCCCGTGCCGAGCCGATCGGCGCCACGCCGGTCAATTTCGGCTTCATCATCGACTGA
- a CDS encoding ABC transporter permease subunit (The N-terminal region of this protein, as described by TIGR01726, is a three transmembrane segment that identifies a subfamily of ABC transporter permease subunits, which specificities that include histidine, arginine, glutamine, glutamate, L-cystine (sic), the opines (in Agrobacterium) octopine and nopaline, etc.): MSIAPRKPPLQFALRLKRALGGKTGWNGLAAQIAFAAILAWIAYEIVANARTNLETQHIASGFGFLNYNAGFDVNQSLIAYNNSDTYWRVFFVGLLNTILVSVIGIVFATVIGFVVALCRLSPNWLLSRIGGIYVEIVRNLPVLFQILFWYLAVLAALPAPRQSVSILGTFFLNNRGLIVPQPVSEPGLYPFLAALAVGIVLALGLRHHARRALFQRGQMIRIWPYVLGCLIGLPLVSMLIFGWPLKFELPQLKGFNFAGGARVIPEFVALTVALSTYTAAFIAEIVRAGVMSVHKGQMEAGSSLGLSRAATLRLIVVPQAMRVIVPPLTSQYLNLTKNSSLAVAIGYPDLVSVFAGTAVSQTGQAIEIIAMTMGVYLLLSLMTSALMSIYGWRINRSMAA, from the coding sequence ATGAGCATCGCGCCCCGCAAACCACCGCTGCAATTTGCCCTCAGGCTGAAGCGTGCGCTTGGCGGCAAGACCGGCTGGAACGGATTGGCCGCCCAGATTGCCTTCGCCGCGATCCTCGCCTGGATCGCCTACGAGATCGTGGCGAATGCGCGGACGAACCTGGAGACCCAGCACATTGCGTCGGGCTTCGGCTTCCTCAATTACAATGCGGGCTTTGACGTCAATCAGAGCCTGATCGCCTACAACAACTCCGACACCTATTGGCGGGTGTTCTTCGTCGGCTTGTTGAACACGATCCTGGTCTCGGTGATCGGCATTGTCTTCGCCACCGTGATCGGCTTCGTCGTGGCGCTGTGCCGGTTGTCGCCGAACTGGCTGCTGTCGCGGATCGGCGGCATCTATGTCGAGATCGTCAGGAACTTGCCGGTCTTGTTCCAGATCCTGTTCTGGTACCTCGCTGTGCTCGCGGCGCTGCCGGCTCCGCGGCAGAGCGTCTCGATCCTCGGTACGTTCTTCCTCAACAATCGGGGCCTGATCGTGCCGCAGCCGGTCAGCGAACCGGGGCTCTATCCGTTCCTGGCCGCGCTCGCGGTCGGCATCGTCTTGGCGCTGGGCTTGCGGCACCACGCCCGGCGTGCCCTGTTCCAGCGCGGGCAGATGATCAGGATCTGGCCCTATGTGCTGGGTTGCCTGATAGGTCTGCCGCTGGTTTCGATGCTGATCTTCGGTTGGCCGTTGAAGTTCGAGCTGCCGCAGCTGAAAGGCTTCAACTTCGCCGGCGGCGCGCGGGTCATCCCCGAATTCGTTGCGCTGACGGTCGCGTTGTCGACCTACACGGCGGCCTTCATTGCCGAGATCGTGCGCGCCGGCGTCATGTCGGTCCACAAGGGACAGATGGAGGCGGGCTCTTCGCTCGGCCTCAGCCGTGCCGCGACGCTGCGGCTGATCGTGGTGCCGCAGGCGATGCGGGTCATCGTGCCGCCGCTGACCAGCCAGTACCTCAATCTTACCAAGAATTCGTCGCTGGCGGTGGCGATCGGCTATCCGGATCTGGTCTCGGTGTTCGCCGGCACCGCGGTGAGCCAGACCGGGCAGGCGATCGAGATCATCGCCATGACGATGGGCGTCTACCTGCTGCTCTCGCTGATGACGAGCGCGCTGATGAGCATCTATGGCTGGCGCATTAACCGGAGCATGGCGGCATGA
- a CDS encoding amino acid ABC transporter permease, whose translation MTDLSAPSFVRQDLVAERAAPARTTGFIGFVRTRLLNSPGNILLTILGLLLAWYIVVPTIKFLLVDAVWAGKDRTACLAEKAGHEVGACWPYIEAKLTQLIYGFYPEAQRWRVNLTYGLGAALLLPLLLPRLPAKGINSGLFFFAFPVVAFFLLHGGGIAGFGVSWTAGVLQLFEQSVGGAGDLLVNLSKSSAIAPLPWVLGKLLVLVGFLFHWLIFPLTWLRDQLQLSSLPVWGDFLVTAVIVSAVLFVLGGGMRTGRRALIGSLLTFAGIAVGIKLMGLDRGGFPIVDTRLWGGLLVTLVIAITGIVASMPIGIALALGRRSSIPLIRIFSIAFIEFWRGVPLITVLFFATYMLPLFVPGNFAVDGLLRALIGVAIFTGAYMAEVIRGGLAAVARGQAEAASALGLSWWKTTSLIVLPQALRYVIPGIVNSFISLFKDTSLVSIVALFDLLGSLRASFSDPNWSTPTTAFTGFAFAGMIYFVFCFGMSRYSLFVEHRLNAHRRH comes from the coding sequence ATGACGGATCTATCCGCCCCGTCCTTTGTCCGGCAGGATCTGGTCGCCGAGCGTGCGGCGCCGGCCAGGACCACCGGCTTCATCGGCTTCGTGCGAACGCGGCTGCTGAATTCGCCGGGCAACATCCTGCTCACGATCCTCGGGCTATTGCTGGCCTGGTACATCGTTGTCCCGACGATCAAGTTCCTGCTGGTCGACGCGGTCTGGGCCGGCAAGGATCGCACCGCTTGCCTCGCCGAAAAGGCGGGGCACGAGGTCGGCGCCTGCTGGCCCTATATTGAGGCCAAGCTGACGCAGCTGATCTATGGCTTCTATCCGGAAGCGCAGCGCTGGCGGGTCAATCTGACCTATGGGCTCGGCGCCGCGCTGTTGTTGCCGCTGCTGCTGCCGCGCCTGCCGGCCAAGGGCATCAACTCCGGCCTGTTTTTCTTCGCGTTTCCGGTGGTGGCGTTCTTCCTGCTGCATGGCGGCGGCATCGCGGGCTTCGGCGTGAGCTGGACCGCCGGCGTGTTGCAGCTGTTCGAGCAGAGCGTTGGCGGCGCCGGCGATCTCTTGGTCAATCTCAGCAAGAGTTCGGCGATCGCCCCGCTGCCATGGGTACTGGGCAAGCTGCTCGTCCTGGTCGGCTTTCTGTTCCATTGGCTGATCTTTCCGCTGACCTGGCTGCGCGACCAGTTGCAGCTCTCGTCGCTGCCGGTCTGGGGCGATTTCCTGGTCACCGCCGTGATCGTCTCCGCCGTGCTGTTTGTGCTCGGAGGCGGCATGCGGACCGGCCGCAGGGCGCTGATCGGCAGCCTGCTGACGTTCGCCGGGATCGCCGTCGGCATCAAGCTGATGGGGCTCGATCGCGGCGGCTTTCCCATCGTCGACACGCGACTGTGGGGCGGCCTCCTGGTGACGCTGGTGATCGCGATCACCGGCATCGTTGCCTCGATGCCGATCGGGATTGCGCTCGCGCTCGGCCGCCGCTCGAGCATCCCGCTGATCCGGATCTTCTCGATCGCCTTCATCGAATTCTGGCGCGGCGTGCCGCTGATCACGGTGCTGTTCTTCGCGACCTACATGCTGCCGCTGTTCGTGCCGGGCAATTTCGCCGTCGACGGCCTGTTGCGTGCCCTGATCGGCGTGGCGATCTTTACCGGCGCCTATATGGCCGAGGTGATTAGGGGCGGGTTAGCCGCGGTGGCGCGCGGGCAGGCGGAAGCCGCATCGGCACTCGGCCTGTCCTGGTGGAAGACGACGTCGCTGATCGTGCTGCCGCAGGCGCTGCGCTACGTCATTCCCGGCATCGTCAACAGCTTCATCTCGCTGTTCAAGGATACCTCGCTGGTGTCGATCGTGGCGCTGTTCGATCTGTTGGGTTCCCTGCGAGCGTCGTTCTCCGACCCGAACTGGTCGACGCCGACGACGGCCTTTACCGGCTTCGCCTTTGCGGGAATGATCTACTTCGTGTTCTGCTTCGGAATGTCGCGCTACTCGCTGTTCGTCGAACATCGGCTCAACGCTCACCGCCGCCACTGA
- a CDS encoding amino acid ABC transporter substrate-binding protein, with protein sequence MKRVSLAVLLAAAAALSVQSASAQTLKTVKDRGQLSCGVSQGLPGFSSPDDKGNWTGIDVDVCRAIAAVVLDDPTKVKFVPLSAKDRFTALQSGEIDVLSRNTTWTVSRDTSLGANFTGVTYYDGQGFMVKKSLKVNSALELNSASVCVQTGTTTEQNLADFFKGNNMKYEVIAFGSIDEAVKAYESGRCDVFTDDASGLYASRLKLANPADHIVLPEIISKEPLGPMVRHGDDQWFDIVKWTLFAMINAEELGITQKNVDTMLKSDKPEMKRVLGTDGNLGEQLGLTKDWVVRIIKAVGNYGETFERNVGTGSPLGIARGVNNLWNKGGIQYAPPIR encoded by the coding sequence ATGAAACGCGTATCCTTGGCTGTTCTCCTTGCCGCTGCCGCTGCCTTGTCGGTCCAGTCCGCCTCGGCGCAAACCCTCAAGACGGTCAAGGACCGGGGCCAGCTGTCCTGCGGCGTCAGCCAGGGCCTGCCTGGCTTTTCATCACCGGACGACAAGGGGAACTGGACCGGGATCGACGTCGACGTGTGCCGGGCCATTGCCGCCGTGGTGCTCGATGACCCGACCAAGGTCAAGTTCGTGCCGCTGTCGGCCAAGGATCGCTTCACCGCGCTGCAATCCGGCGAGATCGACGTGCTGTCGCGCAACACCACCTGGACGGTGTCGCGCGATACCTCGCTCGGCGCCAATTTCACCGGCGTGACCTATTATGACGGGCAGGGCTTCATGGTGAAGAAGTCGCTCAAGGTCAATTCGGCGCTCGAACTGAACAGCGCGTCGGTCTGCGTGCAGACCGGCACCACGACGGAGCAGAACCTCGCCGACTTCTTCAAAGGCAACAACATGAAGTACGAGGTGATCGCATTCGGCAGCATCGACGAAGCCGTCAAAGCCTATGAATCCGGACGCTGCGACGTCTTCACCGACGACGCCTCCGGGCTCTATGCCAGCCGTCTGAAGCTCGCGAACCCGGCCGATCACATCGTGCTCCCGGAAATCATTTCCAAGGAGCCGCTGGGGCCGATGGTGCGCCACGGCGACGACCAGTGGTTCGACATCGTGAAGTGGACGCTGTTTGCGATGATCAATGCCGAGGAGCTCGGCATCACCCAGAAGAATGTCGACACGATGCTCAAATCGGACAAGCCGGAGATGAAGCGGGTGCTCGGCACCGACGGCAATCTGGGTGAGCAGCTCGGCCTGACCAAGGACTGGGTGGTGCGCATCATCAAGGCGGTCGGCAATTACGGCGAGACCTTCGAGCGCAATGTCGGCACCGGCTCGCCGCTCGGCATCGCCCGTGGCGTCAACAATCTCTGGAACAAGGGTGGGATCCAGTACGCGCCGCCGATCCGCTGA
- a CDS encoding amino acid ABC transporter ATP-binding protein, which translates to MSTTPIVNISTLNKWYGDFHVLRDINLEVGKGERIVICGPSGSGKSTLIRCINALEEFQEGEIVVDGIELGPNLRRVDEVRREVGMVFQSFNLFPHLTVLDNCTLAPIWVRNIPKKDAEAAAMKFLERVKIPHQANKFPGQMSGGQQQRVAIARALTMNPKVMLFDEPTSALDPEMVKEVLDTMVDLAREGMTMLVVTHEMGFAREVANRVVFMDAGQIIESNTPQEFFANPQHARSKLFLSQILR; encoded by the coding sequence ATGTCCACAACCCCGATCGTCAACATCTCCACGCTCAACAAATGGTACGGCGACTTCCACGTGTTGCGCGACATCAACCTTGAGGTCGGCAAGGGCGAGCGTATCGTGATCTGCGGCCCGTCCGGCTCGGGCAAGTCGACCCTGATCCGCTGCATCAACGCGCTGGAGGAATTCCAGGAGGGCGAGATCGTGGTCGACGGCATCGAGCTCGGCCCGAACCTGCGCCGGGTCGACGAGGTGCGGCGCGAGGTCGGCATGGTGTTTCAGAGCTTCAACCTGTTCCCGCATCTCACCGTGCTCGACAATTGCACGCTGGCACCGATCTGGGTGCGCAACATCCCGAAGAAGGATGCCGAGGCGGCCGCGATGAAGTTCCTCGAGCGGGTCAAGATTCCGCATCAGGCCAACAAGTTTCCCGGCCAGATGTCGGGCGGTCAGCAGCAGCGCGTCGCGATCGCCCGCGCGCTGACCATGAACCCGAAGGTGATGCTGTTCGACGAGCCGACCTCGGCGCTCGACCCGGAAATGGTCAAGGAGGTGCTCGACACCATGGTCGATCTCGCGAGGGAAGGCATGACCATGCTGGTCGTGACCCACGAAATGGGCTTTGCCCGCGAGGTCGCCAACCGCGTCGTGTTCATGGATGCCGGTCAGATCATCGAGTCGAATACGCCGCAGGAATTCTTCGCCAACCCGCAGCATGCGCGGTCGAAGCTGTTCCTGAGCCAGATATTGCGGTGA
- the cpaB gene encoding Flp pilus assembly protein CpaB, producing the protein MKTARIVVLGIAGVAGLAAMYLASVGDRKPAPVAPPVVQLPTVEVLVAKSDIGLGQSVKPEDVQWQRWPAETASSAFIRHDTNADAMNDVIGSIARAPFIVGEPIREQKLVKANGSGFMAAILPSGMRAISTEISPETGAGGFILPNDRVDVILSRRDKNPDQQQGSRDIITTEILLSNVRVLAIDQAPKEKDGNNSLIGKTVTLELKPEQAETLARARQSGTLALALRSIADVNEKTDETRDQAPKRGESIRVVRFGIPSSQTTQK; encoded by the coding sequence ATGAAGACGGCACGCATCGTGGTCCTCGGCATCGCCGGCGTCGCAGGCCTCGCGGCCATGTATCTCGCGAGCGTCGGCGATCGCAAACCGGCGCCGGTCGCGCCGCCAGTGGTACAGCTGCCGACCGTCGAGGTGCTGGTGGCGAAGTCCGATATCGGGCTCGGTCAGTCGGTCAAGCCCGAAGACGTGCAATGGCAGCGCTGGCCGGCCGAGACCGCGAGCAGCGCGTTCATCCGCCACGACACCAATGCCGACGCCATGAACGACGTCATCGGCTCGATCGCGCGCGCTCCCTTCATCGTCGGCGAGCCGATCCGCGAGCAAAAGCTGGTCAAGGCCAATGGCAGCGGATTCATGGCCGCGATCCTGCCCTCCGGCATGCGCGCGATCTCCACGGAAATCTCGCCGGAGACCGGCGCCGGCGGCTTCATCCTGCCGAACGACCGCGTCGACGTGATCCTGTCGCGACGCGACAAGAATCCCGATCAGCAACAGGGCAGCCGCGACATCATCACCACCGAAATCCTGCTGTCCAACGTCCGCGTGCTGGCGATCGACCAGGCGCCGAAAGAGAAGGACGGCAACAACTCCCTCATCGGCAAGACCGTGACGCTCGAGCTCAAGCCCGAACAGGCCGAGACGCTCGCGCGGGCACGGCAGAGCGGCACGCTGGCGCTGGCGCTGCGCAGCATCGCCGACGTCAACGAGAAGACCGACGAGACCAGAGATCAGGCCCCGAAGCGGGGCGAGAGCATTCGGGTGGTGCGTTTCGGCATCCCGAGCTCTCAGACGACACAGAAGTGA
- a CDS encoding AAA family ATPase, with product MTEQQDEPQHANDHIAPAPRISVQAFCASVATATTARAAAEDRRLAKAHLSVHMGGIAAAIDAYHKAPTPNVIMLETEPDIDLLAGLDELATVCDPGTRVVVLGMPGETAPYRELVRRGVNDYVIGPVKVLDVVRSICGLFSSSEAVSVGRLIAVAGAKGGVGASTIAHNVAWTIARDLGLDSVVVDLDLAFGTAGLDYNQDPTQGIANAVFAPERPDSAFMERLLAKCGDHLSLLAAPATLDQVYDFGAEAFDAIFDTMRMTTSCIVLDVPHQWTAWTKRVLVGADDILIVAEPDLANMRNTKNMMNLLRTARPNDRPPLYCLNQVGMSKRPEIEVKDFAKTIESQPIATIPFDCRLFGEAANNGQMIAEVSARHRTTKTFLQIAQRLTGRPDLAETRESFLSPILRKLQSRRSDGRRAAG from the coding sequence ATGACCGAACAACAAGACGAGCCGCAGCACGCCAACGACCACATCGCGCCGGCGCCACGGATTTCCGTGCAGGCTTTCTGCGCCAGCGTCGCGACCGCCACGACGGCGCGCGCTGCCGCCGAAGACCGCCGGCTCGCCAAGGCCCACCTCTCCGTCCATATGGGCGGCATCGCCGCCGCCATCGACGCCTATCACAAGGCGCCGACGCCCAACGTCATCATGCTGGAGACCGAGCCGGACATTGATTTGCTCGCCGGTCTCGACGAACTCGCCACGGTCTGCGATCCCGGCACCCGCGTCGTCGTGCTCGGCATGCCCGGCGAGACTGCACCGTATCGCGAATTGGTCCGGCGCGGCGTCAACGACTACGTCATCGGGCCGGTCAAGGTGCTCGACGTCGTGCGCTCGATCTGCGGCCTGTTCTCGTCCTCGGAAGCAGTCTCTGTGGGCCGCCTGATCGCGGTCGCGGGCGCCAAGGGCGGCGTCGGCGCCTCGACCATCGCTCACAATGTCGCCTGGACCATCGCGCGCGACCTCGGGCTGGATTCGGTCGTGGTCGATCTCGACCTCGCCTTCGGCACCGCAGGCCTCGACTACAACCAGGATCCGACGCAGGGCATCGCCAACGCCGTGTTCGCACCCGAGCGCCCGGACAGCGCCTTCATGGAGCGCCTGCTGGCAAAATGCGGCGATCACCTGAGCCTGTTGGCGGCACCGGCAACGCTCGACCAGGTCTACGATTTCGGCGCCGAAGCATTCGATGCCATCTTCGATACGATGCGCATGACCACGTCCTGCATCGTGCTCGACGTTCCCCATCAATGGACCGCCTGGACCAAACGTGTGCTGGTCGGCGCCGACGACATCCTGATCGTCGCCGAGCCAGATCTCGCCAACATGCGCAACACCAAGAACATGATGAACCTGTTGCGGACCGCGCGTCCGAACGACCGCCCGCCGCTCTACTGCCTGAACCAGGTCGGCATGTCGAAGCGGCCCGAGATCGAGGTCAAGGACTTCGCCAAGACGATCGAGAGCCAGCCGATCGCGACCATCCCGTTCGATTGCAGGTTGTTCGGTGAGGCCGCCAACAACGGTCAGATGATCGCGGAAGTCTCCGCGCGTCACCGCACCACAAAAACCTTCCTGCAGATCGCGCAACGCCTGACCGGCCGCCCCGATCTGGCCGAGACGCGCGAGTCGTTCCTGTCGCCGATCCTCAGGAAGCTGCAGTCGCGTCGAAGCGATGGACGCCGCGCCGCCGGCTAG
- a CDS encoding CpaD family pilus assembly protein, producing the protein MTRNTRAGHARTLSLSGALVATAIALGGCNLTGDNIATGTVPDDYRERHPIAVTEGEQSIVVFVGRARGNLTETQRDDVMGMARTWRRDGTGAIAIDVPADTSNARSAQAVYQEIRGVLASMGVPAHAIVRRSYRVDDPRALPTIRLSYSKMAAVAGPCGLWPSDLGPSIYNPSYNENKQWDNFGCATQHNLAAMVANPSDLVQPRTETASYTPRRSVAFQKYSKGESTATTYPEADRAKLSDAGK; encoded by the coding sequence ATGACCCGCAACACACGAGCCGGCCATGCGAGGACGCTGTCGCTGTCCGGCGCCCTCGTTGCCACCGCGATCGCGCTCGGCGGCTGCAATCTGACCGGCGACAATATTGCCACCGGCACGGTGCCCGACGACTACCGGGAGCGGCATCCGATCGCCGTCACCGAGGGCGAGCAGTCGATCGTCGTGTTCGTGGGCCGCGCCCGCGGCAATCTCACCGAAACGCAACGCGACGACGTCATGGGGATGGCCCGCACCTGGCGCCGCGACGGCACCGGCGCGATCGCGATCGACGTGCCGGCCGACACCTCGAATGCCCGCTCGGCGCAGGCGGTGTATCAGGAGATCCGCGGCGTGCTGGCGTCGATGGGCGTGCCCGCCCACGCCATCGTCAGGCGTTCCTATCGCGTCGACGATCCGCGCGCGCTGCCGACCATTCGCCTCAGCTATTCGAAGATGGCCGCGGTCGCCGGACCCTGCGGCTTGTGGCCGAGCGACCTGGGTCCCTCGATCTACAATCCGAGCTACAACGAGAACAAGCAGTGGGACAATTTCGGCTGCGCCACGCAGCACAATTTGGCTGCGATGGTCGCCAATCCGTCCGACCTCGTGCAGCCGCGGACCGAAACCGCATCCTACACGCCGCGCCGGTCGGTCGCGTTCCAGAAATACAGCAAGGGTGAGTCCACCGCGACCACCTACCCCGAAGCCGATAGAGCCAAGCTGAGCGACGCCGGGAAATGA
- the metC gene encoding cystathionine beta-lyase: protein MTSSDGSTPSRPHDAATRLVTAGRDTKAQKGFVNPPVFHGSTVLYPTAEDLHAHRAEFTYGRHGSPTTRALQDVLMALEGPQCAGVGLAPSGLAAISTTLLAVLKAGDHLLVCDNAYRPTRNFCDNMLKRYGIETSYFDPLIGAGIETLFKPNTRAVLVEAPGSQSFEIPDVRAISAVAHARGALMIDDNTWATALYHRSLEQGVDISMQAGTKYIGGHSDIMFGTISANAKAWPLVQEAIRLLGVCAGPDDVYLALRGVRTLSVRLAQHHRSGLEIARWLGARPEVDHVLHPALETDPGHAIWKRDFTGASGLFSIVLKPVPQTAVDAMLNALTLFGMGFSWGGFESLAIPFDCSDYRSATKWSPGGPTLRLHIGLENLDDLKADLDRGFAALKAAL, encoded by the coding sequence ATGACCTCCTCCGACGGCTCCACGCCCTCCCGCCCGCACGACGCCGCGACCCGCTTGGTCACGGCCGGCCGCGACACCAAGGCCCAGAAGGGCTTCGTCAATCCGCCGGTGTTTCACGGCTCGACCGTGCTCTATCCGACCGCCGAGGACCTCCACGCCCATCGCGCCGAATTTACCTATGGCCGCCACGGCAGCCCGACCACGCGGGCGCTGCAGGACGTGCTGATGGCGCTGGAGGGCCCGCAATGCGCCGGCGTCGGCCTCGCCCCGTCGGGACTGGCCGCGATCAGCACCACGCTGCTCGCCGTGCTGAAGGCCGGCGATCACCTGCTGGTGTGCGACAACGCCTATCGGCCGACCCGCAATTTCTGCGACAACATGCTGAAGCGCTACGGCATCGAGACCAGCTATTTCGATCCGCTGATCGGCGCCGGCATCGAGACGCTGTTCAAGCCGAATACCCGCGCGGTGCTGGTCGAGGCGCCCGGTTCGCAATCCTTCGAGATACCCGACGTCCGCGCGATCTCGGCCGTGGCGCACGCCCGCGGCGCGCTCATGATCGACGACAACACCTGGGCGACGGCGCTCTATCACCGCTCGCTCGAACAGGGCGTCGACATCAGCATGCAGGCCGGCACGAAGTATATCGGCGGCCACTCCGACATCATGTTCGGTACCATCTCGGCCAATGCGAAGGCTTGGCCGCTGGTGCAGGAGGCGATCCGCCTGCTCGGCGTTTGCGCCGGCCCCGACGACGTCTATCTCGCGCTGCGCGGGGTCCGGACGTTGTCGGTGCGGCTGGCGCAGCACCACCGCTCCGGGCTCGAGATCGCGCGCTGGCTTGGCGCGCGGCCCGAGGTCGATCATGTGCTGCACCCCGCCCTGGAGACCGACCCGGGGCATGCGATCTGGAAGCGCGACTTCACCGGCGCCTCCGGCCTGTTCAGCATTGTGCTGAAGCCTGTGCCGCAGACCGCGGTCGATGCGATGCTCAACGCACTCACGCTGTTCGGCATGGGCTTTTCCTGGGGCGGCTTTGAAAGCCTCGCCATCCCGTTCGACTGCAGCGACTATCGCAGCGCGACCAAATGGTCGCCGGGCGGGCCGACGCTGCGGCTGCATATCGGGCTCGAGAATCTCGACGACCTCAAGGCCGATCTCGATCGCGGCTTCGCCGCGTTGAAGGCCGCGCTCTGA